From the Paenibacillus sp. MMS20-IR301 genome, the window CATCTCGCCAAATCCAGCGGGCGGCTGTTGCGGTACATCCATCGTCTTATAACCTCAAATTCCTCCGGCTGCAGCTCCATACACATTCTCCTCTTATCTTAATATGTAGTGATACTTGCTTACTATATTATTTGATTTCCAGTAAAATACAAGAGAACAGAGATTACCGAGGAGGAATAAACAGATGACTGAAGATTTCTACTGTGACGAGGTACTAAACGGCAAAACGGAAGTTCAAAAGGTAATGGAGACCGATAATGTTCTCGCTTATTATCACACCCGGCCTTTCTATCCTGTGCACATTGTCGCTATACCCAAGAGACATATTTCCTCACTGCTGACGCTTCAGGACAGTGACAATGAACTGTTCCTGGAGCTGATGGGAGTGATTAAACAAGTAGCCGCCCGGGTTACTGAAGAGTACGGGGCCTGCAGAGTGAACACGAACCTGGGAAATTACCAGGATTCCAAGCATCTGCACTATCACATCTGTTACGGCGAGCCGCTGCGATAACAGGATATTTTGCCGCAGGATACATATACATTGATATATTTCGCAAACGATGTGAAGCCTAATAAGATACAAGGAAGCATAGGAGGGTCTTATGAGCAGGAGCAGAGCCGGTGCCGGAGATGTAATTGCTTTTATCAGAGTGCTGTTACAAAAAATTAAAGCCGACGATGTCCAGGGGATCAGCGCTCAGCTGACTTATTATCTGATTCTGTCCCTGTTCCCTTTCCTGATCTTCATTATGACCCTGATCGGTTATGCCCATATCTCCCTGGAGGACAAAATCAGCCAGCTGGAGCAGATCATGCCCGCTGAGGCCATCTCTATTATTGAAGAAATCCTGCAGGATGTATCCGAGGGACGCAGCCAGGCACTGTTGTCCTTCGGGATGCTGGCTACCCTGTGGGCGGCCTCCAAAGGAATCAATGCCATTATCAAAGGCCTTAACCGTGCCTATGATATTGATGAGAGCAGAGCCTTCTGGAAAATACGGGGGATCGCTTTTCTCGCCACGTTAACCATCGGATTCGTTGTCTTAATCAGCATTCTGCTGCTAGTGCTTGGCAGCTGGCTCAAAACACAGGTTTTCCTTCTGGCAGATCTTCCCTATGGATTCCAGAAGCTGTGGGATCTGCTGCAATATGCCGTGCCGCTGCTCGTAATGTTCATTGTGTTCACACTGCTGTACTGGATTGCTCCCAGCCGCAGGCTGAAGCTGCGTGAGGTCATGCCCGGTGCCCTGTTCTCAACCCTCGGCTGGATTATTACCTCTGTGCTTTTCTCCGTATATGTCAATCAGTTCAGTGATTTCACCAAGACCTACGGCAGTCTCGGCGGTGTAATGGTTCTGCTGATCTGGCTCTATATCAGTTCGATTATTATACTGGCCGGGGGAGAGATCAATGCCATTCTGCAGAACCGCATAGTACAGGTAACTAAGCGTTAGCCGGACAGCTGCCCTGGTGTAATCCCCGTCCGTACGGCCTGAATAGAAAAACACTTGACAATAATCCTAATAAATGTAATCATGTATATATCGAACAGATATATCGAATAGATATAAATGAGGTGAAGAAATGTTAGAGCACATCCTGCTTGGCATGCTGATGGAAGGCACGATGAGCGGATATGACCTGAAGAAGACAATTGATCAATCTGTAGGCATCTTTTATACAGCCAGCTTCGGCAGTCTGTATCCCGCATTGAAACGGTTAACCGACAAAGGCTTAATCTCCCTTACCGAGACTGATAACAGCAAGAACAAGAAGCTGTATACCCTTCTGCCCAGCGGCCGGAAGGAATTCCTGGACTGGCTCGCCGGACCTTTTCAATCAGGACGGAATGAACAGCTGATCCGTATCTTTTTCTTTGATTATCTGGAGGAAGAAATTCGTCAGCAGCGGCTGGGGGAGTACCTGAACAAAATGGAGATTGAAATCCGCACACTGGAAGCCGTTAAAGGTATTGTGGAAGGGGAACTGGCAACGATTCCGAATCCTGAAGATTATTATTACCGGGTATCCGTGTTATCTTACGGACTGCAGCATTTCCGGATGGAACAGCAATGGCTGAGAGACATAAAAGAGAGGAAGAACCTTAATCATGACAACTCTACAATCTAAATTAACCTTTTCACAAAAGCATCCTATTTGGACCGTAGTCATTATTCAGCTGCTGCTGCTGCTGGCGATGACAGCCGCCGGAGCAGTAGCCACAATCCGAGAGCTCAGCGACAAGTCCCCTGTATGGATATCCTTTATCCCGATCGCAATCGTACTCATGCTCTACTTCACATTGAAACGGAAATGGAGCCTGCTTGGATTCCGTTCGCTGAGCACCATTCCTTCCGGCAACTGGATCTATTATGCCCCTCTGCTCCTCATCCTGGTTATTAACGGCATCAAAGGATTCCGTGAAATTAGCGTATCTGAGGTACTGGTACTACTTCTCTTTACATTATTAGTAGGATTCGTGGAGGAGAGTCTTTACCGGGGACTGATACTGAAGACGCTGCTTGCCAAAGGGGTTACCACTGCAGTCATCACCTCCAGCGTCCTGTTTGGCCTCACCCATATTCTGAATTCACTCTCCGGGCAGGATGTGGGCCAGACTATACTTCAGATCGTATACGCACTCTTAATGGGGGTAGTGCTTGCTCTCTTAGTAGTGAAGGATAACAATATCATACCGGTAATACTCTTTCACTTCCTACATAACCTGCTTCAATATGTCGGCAATGATAACAGCAGCGCTTTCCTCGGGTACGACCTGCTCATTCTGGCCCTACTGGCCGGGCATGCTGTTTGGCTTATCTTTTCCTTACGTAAGAGCACTCCCTCAGCGTATGCGGCTTCAAGCAGTATTCACTAACAGAATTTAATCCATTTATGCCTGCAGTTATAAGACTGGAGATTAGACCGAGTGACTCGATCTTCTCCGGTCTTTTTTGTTTCAGACCACCGCAATAAGGATACAAATAAAAAACAGGTTGCGAATCAGCCAAAAGCTGATCCACAACCTGTTTTTATTTAAGGATGCGGTCGAGAGGACTCGAACCTCCACGGTATTGCTACCACACGGACCTGAACCGTGCGCGTCTGCCAATTCCGCCACGACCGCATATCTTGGTGATCCGCTCTCGCGGCCACAAAATATATCTTACCATGTACAGAGAAAAGAGTCAACAAAATTTATTTTTCATTTCTTTTCATAAAATTTTGGATAATTATTGCTTTTCATTATAATTTCAAGGTATAATAAGAACAAAGGTTCGCATACTATAAATGAGGTGATTTATATGGCGACTACCAGAGTAAATTCCCGAGTCACAGCAAATATACCCGAAGCTATAACCAAAGACGAAATTTCCCTTGTCAGAAGCTACCTGCTGTTAACGTTTATTCATAAAGTATTCGAACGCGATTGCCGGGTTATCGGCAAGAGCGGCCTGTTCAAGACCCCGCAGCTCTATATGGAGCTGGTATCCAGCGCCACTAAGAAGACTTCACTGATGCTGCAGGAGGTAACCCGCGAGCTTACTTCCCGTCAGCTCAAGATCAGTACCATCCGCCAGGATCAGCGCGGAGTCACAGCGGAGTATATGTGCCGGGGATACGCCGGGGAAATTCATATTCTGTGGCCCGGCTTCCGCAGTGAGATGATGCAGCGCATGCGTGCTTACCTCGGGCTTGGTGCCGAGCTTGCCGCCCTCCCGAGAGAAGAAGCGGTGGAGCAGATGGCCTTGTCCATCTAATTCTTCCTTGATCCGGACCATATGATCTTACCCAATGACCACTCCACCTTATTTCCTAGAGAGCCTTATCCCTATTCCGGATAAGGCTTTTTTTTGATTTACTGCTTCTCGGGCGCTTGTTCTTGCTATTCAGGCCCGGATTGCCGCAGCATTGTGCTACACTGGTGTAAGTCATTGTTAAGGAGGCCATACATGGCAGCAACTAATTCACAAGATGAAGCGGGATTACACATGAAACTGCGGGCTGGAGCTGCTATTGCAGGCGGCTACCGCCATTCTGTAGGGCTTAAGGGTGACGGCACAGTAACCGCTGCAGGTGCCAATCCATACGGCCAATGCGAGGTCAGCCGCTGGCAGGACATTACCGCGGTGGCAGCGGGCAATGCCCATACGGGTAATTCCCATACGGTCGGGCTTCGTTCAGACGGTACTGTGGTGGCTACCGGCTGGAATAAGCACGGCCAATGCGAGGTCAGCAGCTGGCAGGGTATGGTTGCAGTAGCGGCGGGCTGGCGCCGGACACTCGGGCTGAAATCGGATGGCACAGTATACGCTGTAGGACGTAATACGGAAGGAGAATGTAATGTCAGCGGCTGGCAGGATATCATCGAAGTTGCGGCAGGTGACTGGCACACGCTTGGCCTTAAGCCAGACGGCTCCCTAATATCAGCAGGCAATAACCGGTACGGCCAATGCAATGTCAGCAGCTGGAACAGCCTTACTGCGGTAGCGGCGGGTTATCTTCATACCGCCGGACTTAGATCAGATGGCACTGTGGCGGCGGCGGGATTAAACAAGCATGAGCAATGTGAGGTAAGCGTCTGGCGCAATATCGTTGCAATAGCAGCTGGCAGTCATCATACAATCGGCTTGAAGCCCGACGGCACAGTGCTTGCCGCCGGCTGGAATGAATACGGCCAATGCTCTGTACAAGACTGGCAGGATATTGTGGCGGTTGCAGGAGGATGCACTCACACACTCGGCCTGAAACGGGATGGCACAGTGCTTGCAGCCGGCCGGAACATGGAAGGACAATGCGAAGTAGGCAGCTGGCATAATATCCAGCTGCCCCTATAGTCTATCTCATTTGATTACTTTCTCGATCAGCTTCATCCCGGCAGCCGGGAACAGCTTCGCCGCATGCTCCGCAATCCGCGCTTTGGATTCAGCCGGCTGCTCCGAATAGCGTGA encodes:
- a CDS encoding HIT domain-containing protein, coding for MTEDFYCDEVLNGKTEVQKVMETDNVLAYYHTRPFYPVHIVAIPKRHISSLLTLQDSDNELFLELMGVIKQVAARVTEEYGACRVNTNLGNYQDSKHLHYHICYGEPLR
- a CDS encoding YihY/virulence factor BrkB family protein → MSRSRAGAGDVIAFIRVLLQKIKADDVQGISAQLTYYLILSLFPFLIFIMTLIGYAHISLEDKISQLEQIMPAEAISIIEEILQDVSEGRSQALLSFGMLATLWAASKGINAIIKGLNRAYDIDESRAFWKIRGIAFLATLTIGFVVLISILLLVLGSWLKTQVFLLADLPYGFQKLWDLLQYAVPLLVMFIVFTLLYWIAPSRRLKLREVMPGALFSTLGWIITSVLFSVYVNQFSDFTKTYGSLGGVMVLLIWLYISSIIILAGGEINAILQNRIVQVTKR
- a CDS encoding helix-turn-helix transcriptional regulator; this encodes MLEHILLGMLMEGTMSGYDLKKTIDQSVGIFYTASFGSLYPALKRLTDKGLISLTETDNSKNKKLYTLLPSGRKEFLDWLAGPFQSGRNEQLIRIFFFDYLEEEIRQQRLGEYLNKMEIEIRTLEAVKGIVEGELATIPNPEDYYYRVSVLSYGLQHFRMEQQWLRDIKERKNLNHDNSTI
- a CDS encoding CPBP family intramembrane glutamic endopeptidase — its product is MTTLQSKLTFSQKHPIWTVVIIQLLLLLAMTAAGAVATIRELSDKSPVWISFIPIAIVLMLYFTLKRKWSLLGFRSLSTIPSGNWIYYAPLLLILVINGIKGFREISVSEVLVLLLFTLLVGFVEESLYRGLILKTLLAKGVTTAVITSSVLFGLTHILNSLSGQDVGQTILQIVYALLMGVVLALLVVKDNNIIPVILFHFLHNLLQYVGNDNSSAFLGYDLLILALLAGHAVWLIFSLRKSTPSAYAASSSIH
- a CDS encoding RCC1 domain-containing protein; amino-acid sequence: MAATNSQDEAGLHMKLRAGAAIAGGYRHSVGLKGDGTVTAAGANPYGQCEVSRWQDITAVAAGNAHTGNSHTVGLRSDGTVVATGWNKHGQCEVSSWQGMVAVAAGWRRTLGLKSDGTVYAVGRNTEGECNVSGWQDIIEVAAGDWHTLGLKPDGSLISAGNNRYGQCNVSSWNSLTAVAAGYLHTAGLRSDGTVAAAGLNKHEQCEVSVWRNIVAIAAGSHHTIGLKPDGTVLAAGWNEYGQCSVQDWQDIVAVAGGCTHTLGLKRDGTVLAAGRNMEGQCEVGSWHNIQLPL